GGAGCGCGATGAGCATCCGGGACACGGCACAGGCGGTGCCGTTCACCTGGGGGGGGGCACACGGGGTCAGGGGGGGCTCAGGGACCCCCCCACCCGGGGTTTTGGAGGTGTCCCGTGGATTTTGGGGGGTCACCCACCGTGTGGGCGTGGCTCAGCCGGCCCCCCTCCCCGCTGTACATGATGTTCAGCCGCCGGCTCTGGTAATCCGTACAGTTGGAAGCACTGGAAATcttgggggggtggggggagaggggtCAGGAGGTTTTGGGTACCACCCCCTCtccagggacaccccaaaatGGGGGTCCTGATccagcagcaagggcaggaAGAAAGGGGAGCCATAAACAGGGAATAAAGTGTGGGGGGGGTCACCCTGGGCAcctctgaatttttaaagttttcccAGAATTAAGTTCTCCCCAAATTATTTGGGCTCTCCCCGAATTTTCAGGGTGCTCCCCACATTATTTGGTCTCTCCCTGAATTGTTGGGGTCCCAGAGTCCCCCTCACCTCCCCGAATTTGCCCCGTCCAGGCATCCAGGCCTCGATGTCAAACTTGCGGTAGGCGGGGAGCCCCAACTCCTCCGTGGGCATGTCCAGGACGCTGGGGGGCCCGGGGGGAACAGTTACGATGGATTTTGGGGTCCCACGGACTGGGGGGGActcccccaaaacctcccctcACCGGTAATGGAGCCCCAGCTCCGAGAAAATCTCCTTCTGGAGCGCCAGGaactcctccagcagctcctcgcTCTCCGTCCCGCGCTCGGCCGCCGTCACCCCGAACATCTCCACCTTGCGGGGTGGGGGGACGTGGGGTCACCCCCTGCCTTCCCCCCCCACCCAGGGGTCTCCCCAGGGgtctcccagtgctcccagtaccTTGGTGAACTGGTGGACGCGGTAGAGCCCCCAGGGCTCCTGGCCCGTGTCGGTCTCGGCGCGGTAGCAGGTGCTGGAACACACGACCCTGGTGGGGGGACACGGCTAAAGGGGGACCCCAAAACACCCCAGACCCCCCCAGA
This window of the Parus major isolate Abel unplaced genomic scaffold, Parus_major1.1 Scaffold630, whole genome shotgun sequence genome carries:
- the SARS2 gene encoding serine--tRNA ligase, mitochondrial, producing WENRKTNGERGEKTGKKQRKRGADGFRGHPVPSHPGYFMDHAVQLQDLPVRVVCSSTCYRAETDTGQEPWGLYRVHQFTKVEMFGVTAAERGTESEELLEEFLALQKEIFSELGLHYRVLDMPTEELGLPAYRKFDIEAWMPGRGKFGEISSASNCTDYQSRRLNIMYSGEGGRLSHAHTVNGTACAVSRMLIALLECNQLPDGRVRVPPVLQPLVGQEVLARPPGPLLRYIGPNQPGGGPPKTEGGS